A stretch of Prosthecochloris marina DNA encodes these proteins:
- a CDS encoding LexA family protein, producing MRLVKTHDSRSIDFYSADVGLELELPFALSEISAGFPSPADDHLELKLDLNKALIRHPSATFYGRVKGDSMIEAGIGEGDILVIDKSLDPKEGDIAVCFLDGEFTVKRIGKQDGGLCLMPANEKFKPILVTGDSDFLVWGVVTYVIHKTR from the coding sequence ATGAGACTGGTAAAAACACATGACAGTCGCTCGATTGATTTTTATTCTGCCGATGTTGGTCTGGAGCTTGAGTTGCCGTTTGCCTTGTCGGAAATTTCCGCCGGATTTCCATCGCCGGCAGATGATCATCTGGAACTGAAACTGGATCTGAACAAGGCGTTGATCCGTCATCCGAGCGCTACGTTTTATGGTCGGGTCAAGGGTGACTCCATGATCGAGGCAGGTATCGGGGAAGGAGATATTCTCGTTATCGACAAGTCGCTCGATCCGAAAGAAGGGGATATCGCGGTGTGTTTTCTCGACGGAGAGTTTACAGTGAAACGTATCGGAAAACAGGATGGTGGGCTGTGTCTGATGCCGGCCAACGAAAAGTTCAAGCCGATCCTCGTAACCGGGGACTCTGATTTTCTTGTTTGGGGAGTCGTGACGTACGTTATTCATAAGACTCGATAG
- a CDS encoding 6-pyruvoyl trahydropterin synthase family protein yields MIISRKIELDYGHTLPNSFSFCNQLHGHRGIVVATVEGKIIDREGDPQEGMVMDFKFLNDIMMKHVHDVLDHGFAVWKNDHEDLAFITKRNKRVVITDEPPTAECLAKWAFNQIIPHLPENVILKNLRWYETPNNWADYEGE; encoded by the coding sequence ATGATAATATCACGAAAAATCGAACTCGATTACGGCCACACGCTACCCAACAGTTTTTCATTTTGCAATCAACTGCACGGGCACAGAGGTATAGTGGTAGCAACGGTTGAAGGAAAGATTATCGACCGGGAAGGAGATCCGCAGGAAGGCATGGTGATGGATTTCAAATTCCTCAACGATATCATGATGAAGCACGTTCACGATGTGCTCGATCACGGTTTCGCCGTCTGGAAAAACGACCACGAAGACCTCGCATTCATCACAAAACGCAACAAGCGCGTGGTAATCACCGACGAACCACCGACTGCCGAATGTCTTGCAAAATGGGCTTTCAACCAGATCATCCCTCACCTTCCGGAAAATGTCATCCTCAAAAATCTCCGCTGGTACGAGACACCAAACAACTGGGCTGATTACGAAGGAGAATAG
- a CDS encoding radical SAM protein has translation MKHVFGPVSSKRLGQSLGVDVLPPKSCTWNCIYCQLGKTRIYVTERREFFPREEILAEIKQAIDGSAAIDWITFVGSGETTLYKGLGWLIREIKKITDIPVAVITNGSLLSFKEVRDELLQADAVLPSLNAGSAELFDRIDRPAPGFTYERHIEGLIEFRKVYHGMLWVEVMLIAGMNDSTEALQDIALVLEKVKPDTVHLVLPTRPSTESSVRLPSGNAIARARLILSHVVKVVHPVKGSMNLKSTADIIETVIAITKRHPLQERELRNALDELIPDEPDQVELVIRQLLGSGKFKTVTLQDGEVYWVPAGND, from the coding sequence ATGAAGCATGTTTTCGGACCGGTATCCTCCAAACGGCTTGGGCAGTCCCTCGGTGTTGATGTACTACCTCCGAAAAGCTGCACATGGAACTGCATCTACTGCCAACTTGGAAAAACCCGGATATACGTAACTGAACGCCGGGAGTTTTTCCCCCGCGAAGAGATACTTGCAGAAATAAAACAGGCCATCGATGGTTCTGCTGCAATTGATTGGATAACCTTTGTCGGTTCCGGTGAGACGACGCTTTACAAAGGCCTGGGTTGGTTGATCCGGGAGATAAAAAAAATAACCGATATTCCTGTTGCGGTTATTACCAACGGTTCGTTACTCTCTTTCAAAGAGGTCCGCGATGAACTGCTTCAAGCCGATGCGGTGTTGCCTTCATTGAATGCAGGATCGGCGGAGCTGTTCGATCGTATTGACCGTCCTGCTCCGGGGTTTACCTATGAACGTCATATCGAGGGACTGATCGAATTTCGCAAGGTGTATCATGGAATGCTCTGGGTTGAGGTGATGCTGATAGCAGGTATGAATGATTCGACTGAGGCTTTGCAGGACATTGCCCTGGTACTTGAAAAGGTCAAGCCTGATACGGTGCATCTTGTGCTTCCTACCCGTCCTTCGACCGAGTCCAGTGTTCGCCTTCCCTCTGGAAATGCGATTGCAAGAGCGCGCCTTATTTTATCGCATGTGGTGAAAGTGGTTCATCCGGTGAAAGGAAGTATGAACCTGAAGAGCACAGCCGATATCATTGAAACGGTCATTGCGATTACCAAGCGCCACCCGCTCCAGGAGCGTGAACTTCGCAACGCCCTCGATGAACTCATCCCCGATGAGCCTGATCAGGTTGAGCTTGTGATCAGACAACTGCTCGGGTCGGGAAAATTTAAAACGGTAACGCTTCAGGATGGAGAGGTTTACTGGGTGCCGGCAGGTAATGATTGA
- a CDS encoding BCD family MFS transporter — protein sequence MRQFNLVRLAFFQMGFGIMLGFLHDTLNRVMTSDLGISSTIVFGLISLKELLAVFGVKVWAGNMSDKSHLFGYRRSPYILLGLLSCVFSFILSPVAAYEVKIAGVGFAELLPAMVQDVGLLKLVIIFLVFGFGLQVATTAYYALIADYVGDKHIGKVTSASWTLMVLTTIVSARIVGTYLDVYTPERLMNVAFVGGIIALGIAFFAFAGVEERNSSLKKGKTEEALTFGQSIKLLSSSPKTLLFAFYIFVAIFALFSCEIVMEPFGADVFGMPVGVTTKLFRPTMGGMQLVFMLLVGFLLNRIGKKRGAFIGNIFGMVGFSIIIFSGFMLDETILRIGLVIAGIGLGAASVSNITMMMTMTAGRSGVYIGLWGTAQSLAMFMGHFGAGIIRDVVYAFSDNYMWSYATIFGLEIIAFGVASALLPLISQDDFEAESKVKIAEVLASSGVD from the coding sequence ATGAGGCAGTTCAATCTTGTCCGTCTTGCATTTTTTCAAATGGGATTCGGCATCATGTTGGGGTTTCTGCATGATACACTGAATCGTGTGATGACTTCAGATCTCGGCATCTCTTCAACCATTGTTTTTGGGCTTATCAGCCTTAAAGAGCTGCTCGCTGTTTTCGGTGTGAAGGTTTGGGCGGGAAACATGTCGGATAAATCTCATCTTTTCGGTTACAGGCGTTCACCTTATATCCTTCTTGGCCTGCTAAGCTGTGTTTTTTCGTTCATTCTTTCACCTGTAGCGGCATATGAGGTGAAAATCGCCGGTGTAGGGTTCGCCGAGCTGCTGCCTGCAATGGTTCAGGATGTGGGACTTCTGAAGCTGGTGATTATCTTTCTGGTTTTCGGTTTCGGTCTCCAGGTTGCGACAACGGCGTATTATGCTTTGATTGCCGATTATGTCGGTGACAAGCATATCGGCAAAGTAACCTCTGCAAGCTGGACGTTGATGGTGCTGACGACGATAGTTTCCGCACGTATCGTAGGGACTTATCTCGATGTCTATACACCGGAGCGCCTTATGAACGTTGCTTTTGTCGGGGGGATTATCGCTCTAGGAATCGCCTTTTTCGCTTTCGCGGGAGTAGAAGAAAGGAACTCTTCGCTAAAGAAAGGCAAGACCGAAGAGGCGCTGACATTTGGACAGTCGATAAAACTGCTGTCATCTTCGCCGAAAACGCTACTGTTCGCGTTCTATATTTTCGTCGCTATTTTTGCGCTTTTTTCATGCGAAATCGTCATGGAGCCATTTGGTGCGGATGTATTCGGTATGCCAGTGGGGGTCACCACAAAGCTGTTCAGACCGACAATGGGGGGAATGCAGCTTGTCTTTATGCTGCTTGTTGGTTTTCTGCTCAACAGGATCGGGAAAAAAAGAGGAGCGTTTATCGGCAACATATTCGGCATGGTTGGTTTCTCCATCATTATTTTCTCCGGTTTCATGCTTGACGAAACCATTCTTCGAATTGGCCTTGTTATCGCTGGCATCGGGCTCGGTGCGGCAAGTGTTTCCAACATTACCATGATGATGACCATGACAGCAGGAAGAAGCGGGGTGTATATCGGCCTATGGGGTACCGCTCAAAGCCTTGCGATGTTTATGGGACATTTCGGAGCTGGCATAATCCGCGACGTTGTTTATGCTTTCTCCGACAATTACATGTGGTCGTATGCAACCATTTTCGGACTCGAGATTATTGCTTTTGGTGTGGCCAGTGCATTGTTGCCCCTGATATCGCAGGATGACTTTGAAGCGGAAAGCAAGGTGAAAATTGCGGAAGTGCTTGCTTCGAGCGGAGTTGATTAG
- a CDS encoding DNA-3-methyladenine glycosylase I, with product MKKRCGWCGDDPLYVAYHDKEWGVPVFDDRKLFEMLVLEGAQAGLSWITILRKRENYRQAFDRFSFEKVAGYTEHDVGRLLGNPGIVRNRRKIESTIRNAQGVLAIQERHGSFASFVWDFVDGKPIQNQWRLLSDVPAFSKESDRMNRELKRLGFSFVGSTICYAFMQAVGMVNDHVTDCFRHREVRNTSSSL from the coding sequence ATGAAAAAAAGGTGCGGTTGGTGTGGAGACGATCCGCTTTACGTGGCATACCACGATAAAGAATGGGGTGTTCCGGTGTTCGACGATCGGAAGCTGTTTGAAATGCTTGTACTGGAGGGGGCTCAGGCAGGGCTTAGCTGGATCACCATTCTTCGAAAACGTGAAAACTATCGTCAGGCATTTGACCGGTTCTCTTTCGAAAAAGTAGCAGGTTACACAGAGCATGACGTCGGCCGGTTGCTTGGTAATCCCGGAATTGTAAGAAACCGGCGGAAAATTGAATCGACAATCAGAAATGCACAAGGTGTTCTTGCCATTCAGGAGCGGCACGGATCCTTCGCGAGTTTTGTCTGGGACTTTGTGGACGGCAAACCCATACAGAATCAATGGCGCTTACTTTCCGATGTGCCGGCTTTTTCAAAAGAATCGGATCGAATGAACAGGGAACTCAAACGCCTTGGTTTCAGCTTTGTCGGTTCGACTATCTGTTATGCGTTCATGCAGGCCGTCGGCATGGTTAACGATCATGTGACCGATTGCTTTCGTCATCGGGAAGTTCGGAATACATCTTCTTCACTTTGA
- the thiC gene encoding phosphomethylpyrimidine synthase ThiC, whose translation MSKTADSLFCPEKHFYGPDSEKIYIEGSMHPVKVGMRKIKLSQTYNIQGEEFSFFPLYDTSGPYSDPSAELDLDRGLPRMRDSWHCNQNDVEESPASIPCPMNGRKPVRAKQGQPVTQMHYARKGIITPEMEYVAIRENQQLEAWIERSPIKGKPFKPVTPDFVREEVAKGRAIIPANINHPELEPMVIGKNFRVKINANIGNSALGSSISEEVEKAVWACRWGADTVMDLSTGENIHTTREWILRNSPVPVGTVPIYQALEKVGGIAEEMTWEMYRDTLIEQAEQGVDYFTIHSGILMDFLPAAAKRTTGIVSRGGSIIAKWCRAHNHENFLYTHFDEICEILRAYDIAISIGDALRPGSIADANDEAQFSELKTLGELTLKAWKYDVQVMIEGPGHVPMNLIEENMQKQLEYCHEAPFYTLGPLVTDIGAGYDHVNSAIGGTLLASMGCAMLCYVTPKEHLGLPKKDDVREGVIVHKLAAHAADLAKGNPVAWLHDNLMSSARYAFSWNDQFNLSLDPARTRQVHAENSPDNADTVTDDNFCTMCGPDFCSMKKSQEATGKP comes from the coding sequence ATGAGCAAAACAGCGGATAGCCTTTTTTGTCCTGAAAAGCATTTTTACGGACCCGACTCCGAAAAAATCTATATCGAGGGCTCCATGCACCCGGTGAAAGTCGGCATGCGGAAAATCAAACTTTCGCAAACCTACAATATCCAGGGTGAAGAATTTTCATTTTTCCCGCTCTATGATACCAGCGGCCCTTATTCGGATCCTTCAGCAGAACTCGACCTCGATCGAGGACTTCCCCGTATGCGCGACAGTTGGCACTGCAATCAAAACGATGTGGAGGAATCTCCTGCAAGTATCCCTTGCCCGATGAACGGAAGAAAACCTGTAAGGGCGAAACAGGGGCAACCCGTCACACAGATGCATTATGCTCGCAAAGGAATCATCACTCCTGAAATGGAGTATGTCGCCATCAGGGAGAACCAGCAGTTAGAAGCATGGATCGAGCGTTCACCCATCAAAGGTAAACCGTTCAAGCCTGTCACGCCTGATTTTGTCCGTGAGGAAGTTGCAAAAGGCAGGGCTATCATCCCGGCAAACATCAACCATCCTGAGCTGGAACCGATGGTTATCGGTAAAAATTTCAGGGTCAAGATCAATGCCAACATCGGCAATTCCGCACTTGGCTCATCAATCAGTGAAGAGGTTGAAAAAGCTGTCTGGGCCTGCCGATGGGGAGCCGATACCGTCATGGACCTCAGCACAGGTGAAAACATTCACACGACACGCGAATGGATTCTCAGAAATTCGCCCGTCCCTGTCGGCACTGTTCCGATCTACCAGGCCCTTGAAAAGGTAGGTGGCATTGCCGAAGAAATGACCTGGGAAATGTACCGGGACACGCTGATCGAACAGGCGGAACAGGGTGTGGATTATTTTACCATTCATTCCGGTATCCTTATGGATTTTCTACCCGCTGCAGCAAAAAGAACAACCGGTATTGTTTCAAGGGGCGGCTCGATTATCGCCAAGTGGTGCCGTGCGCACAACCACGAAAACTTTCTCTATACCCATTTCGATGAAATCTGCGAAATTCTCAGGGCATATGACATCGCCATATCGATAGGCGATGCCTTGCGCCCGGGTTCGATTGCCGACGCAAACGACGAGGCACAGTTCAGTGAATTGAAAACCCTTGGAGAACTTACCCTGAAAGCCTGGAAATACGATGTTCAGGTTATGATTGAAGGTCCGGGCCATGTACCAATGAACCTCATTGAAGAGAACATGCAAAAGCAGCTCGAGTACTGCCACGAAGCACCTTTTTACACCTTGGGACCGTTGGTTACCGATATCGGAGCCGGCTACGACCATGTCAACTCGGCAATCGGTGGGACGTTGCTTGCAAGTATGGGGTGTGCGATGCTTTGCTATGTCACCCCGAAAGAGCATCTGGGACTTCCCAAAAAAGATGATGTACGCGAAGGGGTTATTGTACACAAACTGGCTGCTCATGCCGCCGATCTAGCAAAAGGGAATCCGGTTGCCTGGCTGCATGACAATCTTATGAGTAGCGCGCGTTATGCTTTTTCCTGGAACGACCAGTTCAACCTTTCCCTCGATCCGGCGAGAACCCGTCAGGTTCATGCTGAAAATTCACCTGACAACGCGGATACGGTCACAGATGATAACTTCTGCACCATGTGCGGTCCCGATTTCTGTTCGATGAAAAAGTCGCAGGAAGCAACCGGGAAACCATAA